One Bacillota bacterium genomic window, CTTTCAGCATATCAGCCTTACCTACGGTACCGGCAAGGAGGCCGGGGCCGACTACTATATGTACATCTTGGTCGGTGCTCCGTCCCAAGAGAATGCATGACCCCTCTTGTTTACTCCTCTGGGTACTGACTGGGCATGCTAATTCTAATGGAATTTTAATGTTTCTTGAAGCGTCTTTAAAGTTCCCGCTGCTACAATAAAGCCAGATTAAGTTGAGGAGGCTGTTCTGTGGTTACGTTAGAGCAAGTGGAGAAACTGCGGGAAAAAGCCAATATCACCTATGAGGAAGCTAAGGCAGCGCTGGAGAAAACCAATGGGGACATTTTGGAAGCTATCATCAATCTGGAAAAGGAGCAGCGAATTCCGGCCCCTGAGGGCGGCGGCTACTACCGTTCGAAGGGTCCAGAGGAGGAACTAAAAGAGAGCCGGGAGCGGAAGTCCGAGGAAGAAACTAGGCCGGATGAGAGTATTTCTTTTGCGGAGTTAGCGAGGCGATTTGTTGGTTGGTGTAGGCGGGTAATTGGCCGGGGCAACAGGAATAGTTTCGAGGTTAGGAAAGACGGAACAAGGATAATGACGGTTCCGGTGACGGTGCTGGTAGTCCTGCTGATCTGCGGGTTTTGGATTACTTTTCCCCTGATCGTAATAGGGCTGTTTTTGGGCTACCGGTATAGGTTTGCCGGGCCTGATTTGGGGAAGGAAAGTGTTAACCAGGCCTTGGATTCGGTGGCTGAGGCGGCGGAGAACATAAAAAGGGAAGTAAAGGATAGTAA contains:
- a CDS encoding DUF4342 domain-containing protein, encoding MVTLEQVEKLREKANITYEEAKAALEKTNGDILEAIINLEKEQRIPAPEGGGYYRSKGPEEELKESRERKSEEETRPDESISFAELARRFVGWCRRVIGRGNRNSFEVRKDGTRIMTVPVTVLVVLLICGFWITFPLIVIGLFLGYRYRFAGPDLGKESVNQALDSVAEAAENIKREVKDSNERTHGEDPDN